The genomic DNA CGGCAATTAAGCCCCTGGCCAGCAAATCGTCCGCCAATCCGGCCGCATTCGACTCCAACAGTTCCATCGTCGCGGCATGAAAAGTGGACGCCCTCCATTCTTTGCTCGGGCCGTCGCTTTTCTCCAGCACGATGACCGGTATATTCTGAATGCTTAAAATTTCCGCTACCGTCAACCCTACCGGTCCTGCACCTACAATAACTATTGGATCCTTCATCCTGTCAACCTCCACGAGTAAAATATTATTGTAAAAAACACCGCCGGCGATATCCTGAGCCGGCAGTGCTAGTTAAACCGGATACAAAGGGGCGTTATTGAACGCTTTTTAGCAGTTCATCCTGAACCTTTTGAGCTTGATCCGTCCAAACGCCTTGATCCTTGAAGAATTTCACAGCACCCGGATGGTATGGGATGACAGGGTTTGGATCAAACATCTGTTGGGGATCCCAGGATTTTAACCAATCGTGAATCGGCTGCAAATCCTTATAATTGTTCCATAACGTCTGCGTGATGCTGTAAACCGTATCATCGGACAAATGGGTCGATGTGAGCAGCAGGGTTGCATAATTGATGGCAATCTGATCCTGCCGGATATATTCATCTTTCTTCATCAGACTCCATTCCGTACCGGGCACATAGGAATGCAGCTTGTCGGTGATGCTTTGCGGAATACTGTTTATTTGGTCGGGGGTGTATTGGTCAAGAGCATTCAAGCCTTTCAAGGGAACCGAGTTGTTGACTTCAAGCATGACCGGCGTATGCGGGGTCAAGCCGAACACGGCATCCACCTGATTATCCTGAAGCATTTTTACGGCAGATAAAATATCCGTCACCGGCACCTTCTTGACGTCATCCCAGGACAATCCGTTGATATCCAACAATGCGGTTAAGATTTGTTGGGCAATTAAGGATCCGGCATAGCCGTAGGCCACTCTTTTTCCTTTTAAATCAGCGACTTTTTTGATGCCGGAATCGTTTCTTACAGCAAATCCGGGTGTGATGATATTGTTGCCGCGTACAATCATGCGCAAATTTTTCGTGGGGGGTAAATCCTTCCTCCCCTTTCAGGCCCCAGGAAACCTCCGGATACTCGGATACCCCGAGATCGATCTGGCCGCTGTCGAGCAGAGGACCCCACGCCGTTTGGCCTGCATACGGTTTTACGGAAACGCGGATCGAAGATTTGTTGCTGATGACCTTGGCCAACCCGTTTCCGACAGCATTGAAGGACGTACCGATCGGAAGCGTGGCTATGCTCAGAATCTTGTTGTCTGCCGGCTGCCCTTTGGCTTGATTTGGATTTACGCTTTGACTCGGACTTTGCGAGCTGCCGGGGCTCTGCGCAGTGCTGCCGCCGGGAGTGCTCGAGGCCGATGGAGTGCCGGAAGAACCACAAGCGCTTACAAATAACGTAACCAAAATAACAGAAACAATAATTGCCAGCGCTTTTCGTAATGATTTGGTTGCCATGAAAACTCCCCCTCAATAAATATAATCGTTAACATATCGTTAATGTTATAAACAAAGTGTTCTGAGATAAAATTAGCACGCCCCAACCAATCTGTAAATTGATTCCTCAACTGTTAAATTCCTTAAATTCAACTGCTTTCTATGATCAATAGATTGGCGTGAAAACCTCTGTTACAACCTGGCGG from Ferviditalea candida includes the following:
- a CDS encoding TAXI family TRAP transporter solute-binding subunit, which codes for MIVRGNNIITPGFAVRNDSGIKKVADLKGKRVAYGYAGSLIAQQILTALLDINGLSWDDVKKVPVTDILSAVKMLQDNQVDAVFGLTPHTPVMLEVNNSVPLKGLNALDQYTPDQINSIPQSITDKLHSYVPGTEWSLMKKDEYIRQDQIAINYATLLLTSTHLSDDTVYSITQTLWNNYKDLQPIHDWLKSWDPQQMFDPNPVIPYHPGAVKFFKDQGVWTDQAQKVQDELLKSVQ